GAATTTTCAGGAAAAATTCTGGATTACTGCTTTGATTTACTCTACTCGACGGCTGTGGTTTGAGGATTGAGAATCGagataaaagaaatggagaagggaaaCAGGCAAGTAGTTGTTTCAGCATTGCAATTCGCTTGCACCAACGATGTGCCCACCAATCTCGCCACTGCCGAaaggtttcattttttttttactcctATTACTTCCCATTTGATTAGATTTTCTAGGTCTTTCATTAATTTCGAATTGTATTCTCTGATCAAACCTATATTCTGGATTTGCTTTGCTACTCTTCCACTTTCATCTGTTAAAAAGTCTCTTCATATTGGTTTTGTGGTTTCTTTTAGTTAATTCTTCCTTTAGTCTCTATTTGATTGAGATTTGGAACTGTGGTGTAAATTGTTTGTTTGATTCTTATATGAGAGTGAGCCTATTTACTATGTGGTGAAGAACcgataaaagaaaaacaaaggatATAGAGACTGTTCATGGttataaattgttttcaaatttaatttggtttcaTTGGAATTGTTCAAGTTCGAACTTTGTTGGGTTTTTAAGCTAATGTAACCTTGGTGTTTTTTCGTGCATAGTCACTCTCATGATTCATTTTGAGCAACAGTAATGCctcaatttattgtttattagcTTATTGGTTTAAGGTAATCATTTTTTGGCATCTGTTTTCCGATACATGCTCTTTTTTTTcctgttttaaaagaaaagattttagATGGGACATTTCACTTTAGCTCTTCGTATTTCTTCACCAAATTTGGGATATTTGGTATTCACAatctacaaattttaatattagccTTAATGCTACATTTCCCCTAACCAGTATCTCATCTTTTCCTAGGATACATGTTCATTTTGCCTTATTGTTGTGTTTGATCCTTTCCATTTTGGAGTTTTGCACTTAAACTAAGGAAACTGTTAGCAATCTTGATGCTTATTTTCCTCGGTTCTAGGTCTTTCAGTATTTGGTATGTATTTAGAAATTCTTGAATGCCTCAATTGGTTGCATATACTAATCCCATAGATATTGTCTGCTTGCAGTGTCTAACATACACTGTGTGTGTCCTGAGCAGCTTCTGAAGCATATGTCTGAGGTCAATGTgttattaggattttttttccCTACTTCCTTGGAGTTTCAAAACCCCATTTTGTTAAACCATAGTCATATAAAGCAAATACTTGGAACTGTATTGATCTGACTTTCATCTTTGTATAAGTCACTACTTGTAATTAAGTTGTTTTCTGGCtcctttttttattgaatctgtGCTTTATGCATGGTGCAAATTCGAGGTTAGTGGAGatgaaaatgtaaagaaatattgGCTTATAACCATCAAGAGCTAATTGATGATAACACATTTGAGGAAGTTCAGATGTGAGAGGCAAAGACCTCTAAGTGTTGAATAAGAGATGTCACTTAGTAGAGGATGCCGTGTTGGACAGGGagggaaaaataataaatggagCATGATCATGAAATATTATGCATGCAGCTTTCCTCATGTAGTGGGGCATCGTTTGTTTGGCTATggttgtctttttctttttttttgtgtgtgtgtaaCATACTCTACTTTTACTCTCTaatttattatgatattttgcGTCATTTTCCCATGCTTTTTGGTAACCTTCTCTTTAGTAACTTAAAATGACTCTCCTCTACGCAGGCTGGTTAGGGCTGCTCATGCAAAGGGAGCAAATATCATTCTTATTCAGGTATGTGctgttcaattttataaaactgGGCACTCATAATGTTTTCAGCCTTTTCTTAGagattctctctctctctctcttttctatttttgggaGGTATTTCAATTATATTGTGTCTAGTAAATGCTTTTTTAgtctaaaccaaaattttttcttttctttttttggcttTGTTTATTGCTGATGAAATTATTACCACTCCTCAACTCTAATACACTATCTATCTTGCAAATGCTGAACAATATGCTTGAACAGTTAACAAAAACAATTGAATGCATGCCATAACTAAATGATGCTAAGTGGTTGGAAAATAAATTgacacagaaaagaaaaatggaaggaaaaattCATACCTCTCAAGAGTTAGAACATAGGAACCAGAAACAGATTGTGATGTTAAATGAAAATCAAGATAAATTTGTACATTAACTGCTTTTAATGAAGAACATAATAAACTATATGAGAATTATTTGCACCCAGTAAATTGATGTAGACAGGGATTTTGAAATTAGTTTGgaaaacaacttttgttaaggtAGTGTTGCTACTGAGTCTTCTTAATGGACTGGCGATAGCTCCTTAATGCTACAGTTGCGATATACTGGCTTTCCAAAATGGAAATTTGAATAGTTCATGACTCTAATTCTTATTTTCTCCAATACATCTGAGGTTCTGTAATTGGTAGTATAATAGAAGTAAGCTatccaaatgattcaatttttttctactGATTAATTCCTTGGTATTTGGTTTAGTTTAGCTGCTATTCTTGTGTATTTATTTGTCTTCAGGAACTGTTTGAGGGTTATTACTTTTTTCAAGCACAAAGGGAGGATTTCTTTCGGCGTGCTAAGCCTTATAATGATCACCCTACCTTTAAAAGGTAAAATCACTGCCTACTGACTGACTTCTAAAGTGAAGTTGATTGGTTGCACCAATGCCTTGTTTTCTCTTAATAAGAACAACTAAACTTGCTTTGAATTGCAGATTCTAGTTAATTACTCAATTCGACTTGTTTTTCTCTTAATAAGTTCAGTACTGTTCAATATACTTGCAAAAGTAATGGTTATTGTAATGTCTATCATTGCAGAGGTTATAACATCAGCAGAGTTTCACCCTACCCACTGTGATATGCTAGCATATAGTAGTTCAAAGGGCTCAATTCGCCTCATTGATTTGCGGCGATCAGCTTTGTGTGATTCTCATGCCAAATTGCAAGTGTTTTACcgtttttagtttcttttgttGGATTTACTGAGACTTGCACCAAAAATTGAACTATTGTTATTATCCTAAAGTttagatttaaacaaaatatgttCTGTGAAAGTGAGGCTATTTCATGTATTTGGTGGGTTTTTAGAGAATTATATCTCTTTACTCATATTTAGATATGTATTGGACGCAAGTAGGATATATTTCAGTTTCAGTTAAGTTGTGCTTTATacaatattatttgtaattatactTGTATAacttcttaaaaaaatattggcCAAAAGTATTTCAAACCATCAATGTCTCCCTGCTGATATTGTGCTTAAAAGTCTTGGCTAAATATTAGATAAATTCTGTAGCATTGAAGTTTTGTCCGTAGCAAATAACTCTAATCATAGATCAATGCATTTCAATTGTTGATGTCTTAAACTGCATTCATTTGTTTGATTTGGATCTAGAATATAATCTAGGGTTAATGGTGGTGAATCAAACAATTCGAGTGATTTTAAAATGGAATTAATAAGGGATGCTATAgctagtttaatgaattcactttaaattgtaaatactattgtgaaatttttattatttatatttggtatataaatattatccctttttaaaactttaatccaaatatatgtaatattttaattgcttaggtttatgttttctatgttatgttagtatataatatgagttatatattcaaatacattttaaaataaaataatacaaatgtgttaaaagcattaattaaaaataaaaataattttataataatacaatcgtgccaatatctaattacaaatatttaattttatatttaaatatttaaatataatttatatattctaattaaattttataaataattaatattaattacttagaaatatttaaaattaatattatatattaaaatattaacaataagttataataaattatttctttatattttttttaaaatatcataatattaactaatttaaacattatttaaatacatatttgttactttataatctatgtctaaaatggacattttattcttcaaaaacactttttgacagcaatgccaaacattcaaatttctcaaaagcacttctcaaaagcaataaagaacTTGTCCTAAGGCTAAAGCTTTTGGTGTGTTGATGGTGTTTGTCTTTTCCCCATCTACAATGAGTGTGTCGAAACtaccttttttttgaaaaaaatggagaTAGACTTAAAAAATTGGAGTTGCTACCAATCTTTtttcgaggtgtgatcgggttaccttgagattttaataaaacatattgatttattaaaataacgattttggtcttcgtattttgagaaaacaggttcgggagtcggttacgcgcgaggaagggttagcaccctccgCCACAATTCCACCGTGAACGGTGGTCAGAGCCTCACCACAAAGGGCTTTTTGGCTCCTTTTCTCGCGGATCCGAGGGCGTCGAGAGGTAAGACTtctttttttaccttttattcactaactgtattatttctttgaaaaaaagatgaatcgaaacaaagagaaaaggaaataaacaaaaatctaccTTCAATCtgtttttttgtattgatttccGTGTGTAAAAACATTACGATGgctttctattttctttttatatccgcctatcaaaataaaaatagaataaaatagaaaaaatatgcaatctattttttctttctctgctgcgtttgtttgtttgtgtttGCTGCAGGTACGGGCATACGGAGGTGCGGTGACGTGGAGGGGACGCATGGTGATGCGGCGCGGAGGGGAGCCTACTGCTAGGGTTTTATGGCTTCTGTTTTTGTGTTGGGCTGCGTTGGGCCattaggttttggttaattTGAGCTATTGGCTGGTGGGTATTAGGCTTAGTGAGTTTGAGTTTTAGTTGGATCTGGTATAATTTTGGGCCTTTAATTTTTGATTAGTAACTGGACATTTTTagacatttaattattttttggttttcattatttatatcaGGTCGGGCAATATTAGGCCATTACaacaataaatcaaatttatgaATGGCTAACaaagtttgcaaagtggctaaacttgataattaatttattataataattattatcaaaAGTAGAAAGTAAAGTTTAACTGGAACTCTCTATAGATGATAGACCAATACTTATCCCAAACAGATATTCCACCAAGGTACTAGCTGGACTAGATATTGAAAAATGTATAATGCCAGCCAGGGTGGCTTGCTAACAAATAGAAAGCAAActttatttggaaaaatataccGGTTCTTGAACCAGATAGGCTCCTAGCAGCAAGATTTATATGAGGAGTTCCGTGCATTACCTGCTACCAAGGTCCATATCATCATACTCCACATCAAACGGACAAGGAAACCCAGAgttatcaaaatcattttgtaT
The Gossypium raimondii isolate GPD5lz chromosome 8, ASM2569854v1, whole genome shotgun sequence DNA segment above includes these coding regions:
- the LOC105791784 gene encoding N-carbamoylputrescine amidase isoform X3: MEKGNRQVVVSALQFACTNDVPTNLATAERLVRAAHAKGANIILIQELFEGYYFFQAQREDFFRRAKPYNDHPTFKRGYNISRVSPYPL